A region of Pempheris klunzingeri isolate RE-2024b chromosome 15, fPemKlu1.hap1, whole genome shotgun sequence DNA encodes the following proteins:
- the LOC139214204 gene encoding polypyrimidine tract-binding protein 2-like, with amino-acid sequence MDGDVAVGVKRGSDELNMYCSSPNSMTTNGSDSKKQRLDESPPSRVLHIRKLPNEVSETEVIALGLPFGKVTNILMLKGKNQAFLELGTEEAAITMVNYYTAVTPQVRNTPVFIQYSNHKELKTDSALNQRAQAVLQAVSAVQDGSSPSSDPGVLDLAPPPSPVLRIIIDNMFYPVTLDVLQQIFSKFGTVMKIITFTKNNQFQALLQFSDPVNAQQAKLSLDGQNIYNSCCTLRIDFSKLVNLNVKYNNDKSRDYTRPDLPTGDGESGNKDHSLLGTPSGALASYSSGGGYSSSLSLSQGGGAISPLSAAAAAAAAAGRVALSGSGVSGVLLASNLNEEMVTPQSLFTLFGVYGDVQRVKILYNKKDSALIQLSDGNQAQLAMSHLNGQKVFGKVMRVTLSKHQTVALPREGLDDQLLTKDFSGSPLHRFKKPGSKNFQNIFPPSATLHLSNIREGVGEDDLRLLFSNSGGTVKAFKFFQDRKMSLIQMTSVEEAIQALLDLHNYDMGGNHHLKVSFSKSTI; translated from the exons ATGGACGG TGATGTTGCAGTTGGTGTAAAG AGAGGCTCAGATGAGCTCAACATGTACTGTAGCAGCCCCAACTCTATGACCA CGAACGGCAGTGACAGTAAGAAACAGCGTCTAGATGAATCCCCTCCCTCCAGAGTTCTTCACATCAGGAAACTTCCCAATGAGGTGTCAGAGACTGAAGTCATCGCTCTGGGGCTGCCCTTTGGAAAGGTCACCAATATACTAATGCTGAAGGGGAAAAACCAG GCATTTCTGGAGTTAGGTACAGAGGAAGCAGCTATTACTATGGTGAACTACTACACAGCTGTCACGCCACAG GTCAGAAATACCCCTGTCTTCATTCAGTACTCCAACCATAAGGAACTGAAAACAGACTCTGCTCTGAACCAG AGGGCTCAGGCAGTATTGCAGGCAGTGTCAGCAGTTCAGGATGGGAGCTCTCCGTCCTCTGACCCTGGAGTGTTGGACCTAGCTCCACCCCCCAGCCCTGTCCTGCGAATTATCATTGACAACATGTTTTATCCTGTGACACTGGATGTTCTACAACAG ATCTTCAGTAAGTTTGGGACTGTGATGAAGATTATAACCTTCACCAAGAACAACCAGTTTCAGGCTCTTCTGCAGTTCAGCGACCCCGTCAATGCACAGCAAGCTAAACTG TCTTTGGACGGGCAGAACATCTATAATTCATGCTGCACTCTGCGGATAGACTTCAGTAAACTAGTCAACCTCAACGTCAAATACAACAATGATAAGAGTCGAGACTACACCAGACCTGACCTTCCCACTGGAGACGGAGAGTCAGGCAACAAAGATCATTCTTTATTGG GTACGCCATCTGGAGCACTAGCTTCCTACTCTAGTGGAGGAGGCTActcatcttctctctccctctcacaggGCGGAG GAGCCATTAGTCCACTGAGTGCTGCggcagcggcggcagcagctgcaggtcgTGTTGCTCTGTCTGGGTCTGGAGTGTCAGGAGTCCTGTTGGCGTCCAACCTAAATGAAGAG aTGGTCACGCCTCAAAGTCTCTTTACCCTCTTCG GAGTCTATGGTGATGTCCAGAGGGTGAAGATCCTCTACAATAAAAAGGACAGTGCTCTGATACAGTTATCCGATGGCAACCAGGCTCAGCTGG CAATGAGCCACTTGAATGGTCAAAAGGTGTTTGGTAAAGTGATGAGAGTGACTCTGTCCAAACACCAAACCGTGGCTTTGCCCAGAGAAGGACTGGATGACCAACTTCTAACTAAAG ATTTTTCTGGTTCGCCACTCCATCGCTTTAAAAAGCCAGGATCCAAAAACTTTCAGAAcatctttcctccctctgcaaCACTTCATCTCTCCAATATCAG GGAAGGAGTTGGAGAAGATGATCTACGTCTTCTGTTTTCTAACAGTGGAGGAACCGTCAAGGCCTTCAAGTTCTTCCA GGACCGTAAGATGTCTTTGATCCAGATGACGTCAGTAGAAGAGGCAATCCAGGCTCTACTGGACCTCCACAACTATGACATGGGAGGGAATCACCATCTTAAAGTTTCCTTTTCAAAGTCTACCATCTAA